The Megalops cyprinoides isolate fMegCyp1 chromosome 12, fMegCyp1.pri, whole genome shotgun sequence genome contains a region encoding:
- the ccdc88c gene encoding protein Daple isoform X2, protein MDITVSELMANFLDSPLVVWVKTLGPLGGGSEDKLSMFMDLVDGVFLHKIMTQIDPSPTNQRVNKHVNNDTNLRAQNLNIIIRHIKNYYQETLQQLVVMNLPNVLTISKDPLSAKSMEEMNRLLLLMLGCAVQCERKQEFIEKIKLLDIETQAAIVTHIQEVTHNPENVLELQWLEVADLPAEELDSLSRSMAVHLRRLVDERDECAEVILELTQERDYLQSQHPPGPVQPSSPERPAQGGPAPVLSKEERQHLAVELADSKAKLRRSRQELEEKTEQLIDAKNEIERLDLEVQKLKQESMQLLAEARSARAYRDELDALRERAGRVDRLETELTRCKERLHDVHFYKTRVEELREDNLTLMETKALLEEQLSGARGRCDKLHELEKENLQLRSKLHDMEMERDADKKRVEELLEENMMLEISQKQSMNESAHLGWELEQLSKSSDGGETRKSFVLELNESAQSRLLKLEKENQGLQSRVEELRGAALSLEQGQLRVLELEKENQDLHKKLEKLQTLLDQEKQTTQDMEALGEELLKEKQKLEKTLEAAQADKDRQVLELEHLNQAVASLRKRAQEDSEARVREVEQENRVLHQTISDTGGKLAQAETERRQALKEAERLRERAERARELEAEVSRLERGGEQLQKQVAALRIACDRTEALERDNAGLERDNRQLKKLADTAQNAALRLGALEEDRRQLDQENLELRRTLEALKPAAAKLPQLEAEKAELEREREELARAAEELRPLGKKAERLELSCSTLDAENRRLQQCLEGGRAKAQALEQELREAEAEAQGLRRELEELRIAGKRLEGAEEERRALEQELGQSEKERKQLEKEARRLRQQLEVKEAALDESALRLAGLEKEAGATNKELSRLKEAAGKLKELEWENKELQKQATIDKRTLATLREDLVNEKLKVQQQWNDLEKLNHELEKIGLNREKLLQEEHSSEDNKYKILESKIESTLKKTLEIREEKIQSLESRLAESSNLNKQLHTELTSVKRSLEALRQRQEEQEAHSQNAQQSQPRRARESSEAEQREATAQLLKLKDRLIDIEKNNAALQTEKQLQKEQLRQLDTQNTQLNAQILVLQKQASALQEHNTALHTQAAKLQVESSTLSSQSASLMAQNATLQGQVQTLESEAEALQGRWEEARAARESVLQDHERLLAVHERQAAEYEQLIAQHTALKSSHRGLEQEHRALESKYAVLLMQKAALENLEGTLRKERENLGEEIHKNGLILGENQSLRGELDRLTQTHEQLRQEYDRLQLQTKELKTSLNESQLELNRWQARYDQLKEQNQGLDISLTKLDNHCELLTRLKGNLEEENHHLLSQIQMLSQQNQTLLETTMESKELYHEEQKQYIDKLNTLRRQKEKLEEKIMDQYKFYDPTPKKRNHWVGAKALAKFIKPKRESARERIRSAPETSRPTSPIECPDPAPPLPSRQARPSLDSMGVHSLEENHSHTFPLTPSYTTKAPSSAKRLQFLRSKSQEKLKSPRTPPHAALALETPALLGVL, encoded by the exons gagaccctgcagcagctggtcGTCATGAACCTGCCCAACGTGCTCACCATCAGCAAGGACCCCCTGTCAG CAAAAAGCATGGAGGAGATGAATCGATTGCTGCTTCTGATGCTCGGCTGTGCTGTTCAG TGTGAACGAAAGCAGGAGTTCATCGAGAAGATTAAGCTGCTGGACATCGAGACCCAGGCCGCCATCGTCACACACATTCAGGAG GTCACCCACAACCCAGAGAACGTGCTGGAGCTGCAGTGGCTGGAGGTGGCCGACCTCCCGGCCGAGGAGCTGGACTCGCTCTCTCGCAGCATGGCCGTCCACCTGCGCAGACTCGTGGACGAACGGGACGAATGCGCTGAG GTGATTTTGGAGCTGACCCAGGAGCGGGACTACCTGCAGTCTCAGCATCCCCCCGGCCCGGTACAGCCCTCCAGCCCCGAGCGCCCCGCCCAGGGTGGCCCCGCCCCCGTCCTGAGCAAGGAGGAGCGGCAGCACCTGGCCGTGGAGCTGGCCGACAGCAAGGCCAAGCTGCGCCGCTCGCGCCAGGAGCT GGAGGAGAAGACGGAACAGCTGATCGATGCCAAGAACGAGATCGAGAGGCTGGACCTGGAGGTGCAGAAGCTCAAGCAAGAG AGCATGCAGCTGCTGGCGGAGGCGCGGTCGGCGCGGGCGTACCGCGACGAGCTGGACGCTCTGCGGGAGCGGGCGGGGCGGGTGGACCGGCTGGAAACAGAACTGACGCGCTGCAAGGAGAGGCTGCACGACGTTCACTTCTACAAAACCCGCGTGGAG gaGCTGCGGGAGGATAACCTGACTCTGATGGAGACGAaggccctgctggaggagcagctgagcGGGGCCCGGGGCCGCTGTGACAAACTGCacgagctggagaaggagaaccTGCAGCTGCGCTCCAAGCTGCACGACATGGAGATG GAGCGGGACGCAGACAAGAAGCgggtggaggagctgctggaggagaacaTGATGCTGGAGATCTCCCAGAAGCAGAGCATGAACGAGTCGGCCCACCTGGGctgggagctggagcagctgtcCAAGAGCAGCGacgggggagaga CCCGCAAGTCCTTTGTGCTGGAGCTGAACGAGTCTGCACAGAGCAGGCTGctgaagctggagaaggagaaccAGGGCCTGCAGAgcagggtggaggagctgagaggGGCGGCCCTCAGCCTGGAGCAGGGCCAGCTGCGagtgctggagctggagaaggagaaccAGGACCTCCACAAGAAG TTGGAGAAGCTCCAGACCCTGCTGGACCAGGAGAAGCAGACCACCCAGGACATGGAGGCCCTGGGAGAGGAGCTGCTCAAGGAGAAACAGAAGCTGGAGAAAACACTGGAGGCAGCGCAGGCGGACAAGGACAGACAG GTCCTGGAACTGGAGCACCTGAACCAGGCGGTGGCGTCACTGCGGAAACGGGCGCAGGAGGACAGCGAGGCGCGGGTGCGGGAGGTGGAGCAGGAGAACCGCGTGCTGCACCAGACCATCTCGGACACGGGCGGCAAGCTGGCGCAGGCGGAGACGGAGCGGCGGCAGGCCCTGAAGGAGGCGGAGCGCCTGCGGGAGCGGGCGGAGCGGGCGCGGGAGCTGGAGGCGGAGGTGTCCCGCCTGGAGCGCGGCGGCGAGCAGCTGCAGAAGCAGGTGGCGGCGCTGCGCATCGCCTGCGACCGCACCGAGGCCCTGGAGCGCGACAACGCCGGGCTGGAGCGCGACAACCGGCAGCTGAAGAAGCTGGCGGACACGGCGCAGAACGCCGCGCTGCGGCTGGGCGCGCTGGAGGAGGACCGGCGCCAGCTCGACCAGGAGAACCTGGAGCTCCGCCGCACCCTGGAGGCGCTCAAGCCGGCCGCCGCCAAGCTGCCGCAGCTGGAAGCGGAGAAGGCAGAGCTGGAGCGCGAGCGGGAGGAGCTGGCCCGTGCCGCCGAGGAGCTCCGCCCGCTCGGCAAGAAGGCTGAGAGGCTGGAGCTCAGCTGCAGCACCCTGGACGCCGAGAACCGGCGGCTGCAGCAGTGCCTGGAGGGCGGCCGCGCCAAGGCCCAGGccctggagcaggagctgcGGGAGGCAGAGGCCGAGGCCCAGGGGCTGCGccgggagctggaggagctgcgcaTCGCCGGGAAGCGGCTGGAGGGCGCGGAGGAGGAGCGCAGGGcgctggagcaggagctgggcCAGtcggagaaggagaggaagcagctggagaaggaggcCCGCAGGCTCCGGCAGCAGCTGGAGGTGAAGGAGGCGGCGCTGGACGAGAGCGCGCTGCGTCTGGCCGGCCTGGAGAAGGAGGCCGGCGCCACGAACAAGGAGCTGAGCCGGCTGAAGGAGGCCGCGGGAaagctgaaggagctggagtGGGAGAACAAGGAGCTGCAGAAGCAGGCCACCATCGACAAGAGGACCCTGGCCACGCTCAGAGAG GACCTGGTGAATGAGAAGCTgaaggtgcagcagcagtggaatGACCTGGAGAAGCTGAACCACGAGCTGGAGAAGATCGGCCTGAACCGCgagaagctgctgcaggaggagcacAGCAGCGAGGACAA caaGTACAAGATCCTGGAGTCGAAGATCGAGTCGACGCTGAAGAAGACTCTGGAGATCCGAGAGGAGAAGATCCAGAGCCTGGAGTCTCGCCTGGCAGAGTCCAGCAACTTGAACAAACAGCTCCACACTGAGCTCACTTCT GTGAAGAGGAGCCTGGAGGCCCTGCggcagaggcaggaggagcaggaggcgcACTCCCAGAATGCTCAGCAGAGCCAGCCGAGGAGGGCGCGGGAGAGCAGCGAGGCCGAGCAGAGGGAGGCCACCGCCCAGCTGCTGAAGCTCAAGGACCGCCTCATCGACATCGAGAAGAAC AACGCGGCGCTGCAGACGGAGAAGCAGCTGCAGAAGGAGCAGCTGCGGCAGCTGGACACGCAGAACACGCAGCTGAATGCGCAGATCCTGGTCCTGCAGAAGCAGGCCTCCGCCCTGCAGGAGCACAACACCGCCCTGCACACGCAGGCCGCCAAGCTGCAg GTGGAGAGCTCGACGCTGAGCTCGCAGAGCGCCTCGCTGATGGCGCAGAACGCCACGCTGCAGGGCCAGGTGCAGACGCTGGAGAGCGAGGCGGAGGCGCTGCAGGGCCGCTGGGAGGAGGCGCGGGCGGCGCGCGAGAGCGTGCTGCAGGACCACGAGCGGCTGCTGGCCGTGCACGAGCGGCAGGCCGCCGAGTACGAGCAGCTCATCGCCCAGCACACCGCCCTGAAGAGCAGCCACCGCGGCCTGGAGCAGGAGCACCGCGCGCTGGAGAGCAA GTACGCAGTGCTGCTGATGCAGAAGGCTGCTCTGGAGAATCTGGAGGGCACCCTGcgcaaagagagggagaaccTGGGGGAGGAGATCCACAAAAACGGCCTCATCCTGGGGGAGAACCAGAGCCTGAGGGGAGAGCTGGACAG gctgacGCAGACGCACGAGCAGCTGAGGCAGGAGTATGACAGGCTCCAGCTGCAGACCAAGGAGCTGAAGACGTCGCTGAACGAGTCGCAGCTGGAGCTGAACCGCTGGCAGGCCCGCTACGACCAGCTAAAGGAGCAGAACCAGGGCCTGGACATCTCCCTCACCAAGCTGGACAACCACTGCGAG CTGCTGACCCGTCTGAAGGGGAACCTCGAGGAGGAGAACCACCACCTGCTGAGTCAGATCCAGATGCTCAGCCAGCAGAACCAGACCCTGCTGGAGACCACCATGGAGAGCAAGGAGCTGTACCACGAGGAGCAGAAGCAGTACAT TGATAAGCTGAACACCCTGCGGCGCCAGAAAGAAAAACTGGAAGAGAAGATAATGGATCAGTACAAGTTCTACGATCCAACTCCCAAAAA ACGGAACCACTGGGTGGGCGCGAAAGCCCTGGCCAAATTCATCAAGCCAAAGAGGGAGAGTGCCCGCGAGCGAATCCGCAGCGCCCCGGAAACGTCCCGGCCCACGTCGCCCATCGAGTGCCCCGACCCCGCGCCCCCGCTGCCGTCCCGGCAGGCCCGCCCCAGTTTGGACTCCATGGGCGTTCACTCGCTGGAGGAGAACCACTCCCACACCTTCCCCCTCACCCCATCGTACACCACCAAAG CGCCTTCCTCAGCCAAACGGCTTCAGTTTCTGCGGAGTAAGAGTCAGGAGAAGCTCAAGTCCCCGCGGACCCCCCCCCACGCGGCGCTCGCTCTCGAGACGCCTGCGCTTCTGGGCGTCCTGTGA